The following coding sequences lie in one Myxococcus xanthus genomic window:
- a CDS encoding phosphoribosyltransferase codes for MRFRDRADAGRRLAARLLPYRGGEVRVLGLARGGLRVAYEVAHALEAPLDVWVSRRIDVPGRMTVLGAVSEGGGIYLDQDALRGLGLPEVEARSLARAEASEVDNQVQRLRGTSEPAMGGFTVLLVDDGLVSGATAMAALQVLRRQHPARLVLGVPVGTPHGLARVRPEADAVHCVEVLPAMRDVSEAYDDYRPLPDVELRQLLVRAREPVQPREVLESTDLGGFWM; via the coding sequence ATGCGCTTTCGGGACCGAGCAGATGCGGGCCGCCGGCTGGCGGCGCGGCTGTTGCCCTACCGGGGTGGCGAGGTGCGTGTGCTGGGCCTGGCGCGAGGCGGGCTCCGGGTGGCGTACGAGGTGGCCCACGCATTGGAGGCGCCACTGGACGTCTGGGTCTCCCGCCGCATTGACGTGCCGGGCCGGATGACGGTGCTGGGCGCGGTGTCGGAAGGGGGCGGCATCTACCTGGACCAGGACGCGCTGCGGGGCCTGGGCCTGCCGGAGGTGGAGGCCCGGAGCCTGGCGCGGGCGGAGGCTTCGGAAGTGGACAATCAGGTCCAGCGGCTGCGGGGCACCTCGGAGCCCGCGATGGGGGGCTTCACGGTGCTGCTGGTGGATGACGGGCTGGTGTCGGGCGCCACGGCCATGGCCGCGCTCCAGGTGCTGCGGCGGCAACACCCGGCTCGGCTGGTGCTGGGCGTCCCCGTGGGGACCCCGCATGGGCTGGCCCGGGTGCGGCCGGAAGCGGACGCGGTGCATTGCGTGGAGGTGCTGCCCGCGATGCGTGACGTGTCGGAGGCCTACGACGACTACCGGCCGTTGCCGGACGTGGAGCTGCGGCAGTTGCTCGTGCGCGCCCGGGAGCCCGTGCAGCCGCGCGAGGTCCTCGAGTCCACGGACCTGGGCGGCTTCTGGATGTGA
- a CDS encoding dienelactone hydrolase family protein, with protein sequence MWQEGNTDPDIREVQVQVGDVVLGGSLGIPDGARGLVIFAHGSGSSRFSPRNRAVARALRAQGLATLLFDLLSEVEEVKDARTGELRFDIPFLARRLAAVTEWAQRQPALAVLRMGYFGSSTGAAAALVAAALHPDLIHAVVSRGGRPDLAGPVLPRVQAPTLLLVGGQDVGVLELNEASLARMEGLKGIHIIPGATHLFEEPGALEQVARQAAAWFLRFLGGVGAEARA encoded by the coding sequence ATGTGGCAGGAAGGAAATACGGACCCGGACATCCGGGAGGTGCAGGTCCAGGTGGGCGACGTGGTGCTGGGGGGCAGCCTGGGCATCCCGGACGGCGCGCGAGGTCTGGTCATCTTCGCCCATGGCAGCGGCAGCAGCCGCTTCAGTCCCCGCAACCGCGCGGTGGCGCGTGCGCTGCGCGCGCAGGGGCTGGCCACGCTGCTGTTCGACCTGCTGAGCGAAGTGGAGGAGGTGAAGGACGCGCGCACCGGGGAGTTGCGCTTCGACATCCCGTTCCTCGCCCGGCGGTTGGCGGCGGTGACGGAATGGGCGCAGCGGCAGCCGGCGCTGGCCGTGCTGCGCATGGGCTACTTCGGCTCCAGCACCGGCGCCGCGGCGGCGCTCGTCGCGGCGGCCCTGCATCCGGACCTCATCCACGCGGTGGTGTCGCGCGGCGGGCGGCCCGACCTGGCCGGACCGGTGTTGCCCCGCGTGCAGGCGCCCACACTGCTGCTCGTCGGTGGGCAGGACGTGGGCGTGCTGGAGCTGAACGAGGCGTCACTCGCGCGGATGGAGGGCCTGAAGGGCATCCACATCATCCCGGGGGCCACGCACCTCTTCGAGGAGCCCGGCGCGCTGGAGCAGGTGGCCCGCCAGGCCGCCGCGTGGTTCCTCCGCTTCCTCGGCGGCGTCGGCGCGGAGGCGCGTGCGTGA
- a CDS encoding archease, translated as MNLASGHTNEGGVMETGQASAAREAMPRWEHLTRGSQRVVRGQGRSLEEAFEQAAVALCALVVDPASVEVREEVELVCEATAPERLLADWLRAIVHKMAARRLCFRCFAVRMDGTRLFGHAFGEPLDRERHPFARDVRGVSLVDTRVSQGADGLWTAECEVEL; from the coding sequence GTGAATCTGGCGTCGGGACACACCAACGAAGGAGGCGTCATGGAGACGGGGCAGGCGTCGGCGGCGCGCGAGGCGATGCCTCGGTGGGAGCACCTCACCCGCGGCTCGCAGCGCGTGGTGCGGGGACAGGGGCGCTCGCTGGAAGAGGCCTTCGAGCAGGCCGCGGTGGCGTTGTGCGCGCTGGTGGTGGACCCCGCCTCGGTGGAGGTGCGCGAGGAGGTGGAGCTGGTGTGCGAGGCGACGGCGCCGGAGCGGCTGCTGGCGGACTGGCTGCGCGCCATCGTCCACAAGATGGCGGCGCGCCGCCTGTGTTTCCGGTGCTTCGCGGTGCGCATGGACGGCACGCGCCTCTTCGGCCACGCCTTCGGTGAGCCGTTGGACCGGGAGCGCCACCCCTTCGCGCGAGACGTGCGGGGCGTGTCGCTGGTGGACACGCGTGTGTCCCAGGGCGCGGATGGCCTGTGGACGGCTGAGTGCGAAGTGGAGCTGTGA
- a CDS encoding bifunctional alpha/beta hydrolase/OsmC family protein — protein sequence MGARDVALRGAEGSVVTARLDLPPGRPVASAVRVGCFACLGPSPAPSRLAHALVARGFAVLSLDFTAPAAAGPRPDTVPSVEAVEAAAAWLRERYPPVRLLVGHSLGGTAAAAALPRLSEVAALALVNAPVGGGPLLERLSSTAREAGEGELDFGPGRLRLTRRFLQDIDEAHLRRALNAFPGELLVLHAPADRYVPLEHARRWMAMARRPASLMLLEGADHFLSHDADAGHAADVLGVWAARQVTPVREREAPLPPGVVEVHEAGEGRFAQDIRVGAHRLRSDEPLSVGGEDTGPTPYGLLTAALGACTAMTLRLYAARKGWPLEHVHVRLSHEKVHAKACEECETKDGKMDRLQRTVKLEGPLTDAQRATLVAIADRCPVHRTLASDVDVHTDVEQ from the coding sequence ATGGGCGCGCGGGACGTGGCGCTGCGAGGCGCGGAGGGCTCGGTGGTGACGGCGCGGCTGGACCTGCCACCCGGCAGGCCCGTGGCCAGCGCGGTGCGGGTGGGGTGCTTCGCGTGCCTGGGGCCATCACCGGCACCTTCCCGGCTGGCCCATGCGCTGGTGGCCCGCGGCTTCGCGGTGCTGTCGCTGGACTTCACCGCGCCCGCGGCTGCCGGACCGCGGCCGGACACGGTGCCTTCGGTGGAGGCGGTGGAGGCCGCGGCGGCGTGGCTTCGGGAGCGCTACCCCCCGGTGCGCCTGCTGGTGGGGCACAGTCTTGGTGGCACGGCGGCGGCCGCGGCGCTGCCCCGGCTTTCGGAGGTGGCCGCGCTGGCGCTGGTGAATGCGCCGGTGGGCGGTGGACCGTTGCTCGAACGGCTGTCTTCCACCGCGCGGGAGGCGGGTGAGGGTGAGCTCGACTTCGGGCCGGGCCGTCTGCGCCTCACGCGCCGCTTCCTCCAGGACATCGACGAGGCGCACCTGCGGCGGGCGCTGAACGCCTTTCCGGGCGAGCTGCTGGTGCTGCATGCGCCGGCGGACCGGTACGTGCCGCTCGAGCACGCCCGGCGGTGGATGGCCATGGCCCGCCGTCCGGCCAGTCTGATGCTGCTGGAGGGCGCGGACCACTTCCTGTCCCACGACGCGGACGCGGGCCATGCCGCCGACGTGCTGGGGGTGTGGGCCGCGCGGCAGGTGACACCGGTGCGGGAGCGTGAGGCGCCCCTGCCCCCGGGCGTGGTGGAGGTCCACGAGGCGGGGGAGGGCCGCTTCGCCCAGGACATCCGCGTGGGGGCGCACCGGCTGCGCTCGGATGAGCCGCTGTCGGTGGGCGGCGAGGACACCGGCCCCACGCCCTACGGGCTGCTGACGGCCGCGCTGGGGGCGTGCACCGCGATGACGCTGCGGCTCTACGCGGCGCGCAAGGGCTGGCCGCTGGAGCATGTCCACGTGCGGCTGAGCCACGAGAAGGTGCACGCGAAGGCGTGCGAGGAGTGCGAGACGAAGGACGGGAAGATGGACCGGCTGCAACGTACGGTGAAGTTGGAGGGCCCGCTGACGGACGCGCAGCGCGCGACGCTGGTGGCCATCGCGGACCGCTGCCCGGTGCACCGGACGCTGGCTTCGGATGTGGATGTCCATACGGACGTGGAGCAATGA
- the orn gene encoding oligoribonuclease — protein MISSEQRFVWLDLEMTGLDPETCSIIEVGVIITGPDLRPIAEIERVIWQPEEVLLRMEPVVREMHTRNELLEKVRASNTSLRVAERDVMALVTEHCALGEGILAGNSIHTDRRFLIRYMPLLERYLHYRMVDVTSLKVLTRAWYPNLVEPRKAPSGHTALADVRASISELQYYRDTLFRGTPA, from the coding sequence ATGATTTCGAGTGAGCAGCGCTTCGTGTGGCTGGACCTGGAGATGACCGGGTTGGACCCGGAGACGTGTTCCATCATCGAGGTGGGCGTCATCATCACCGGTCCGGATTTGCGGCCCATCGCGGAGATTGAGCGCGTCATCTGGCAGCCGGAGGAGGTGCTCCTGCGCATGGAGCCCGTCGTCCGGGAGATGCACACCCGCAACGAGCTCCTGGAGAAGGTGCGTGCCTCCAACACCTCGCTGCGCGTGGCGGAGCGGGATGTCATGGCGCTCGTCACCGAGCACTGCGCCCTGGGCGAGGGCATCCTCGCCGGCAACTCCATCCACACCGACCGGCGCTTCCTCATCCGCTACATGCCGCTGCTGGAGCGCTACCTGCACTACCGCATGGTGGACGTGACGAGCCTCAAGGTGTTGACGCGCGCCTGGTATCCGAACCTGGTGGAGCCGCGCAAGGCGCCCAGCGGGCACACCGCCCTGGCGGACGTGCGCGCCAGCATCTCGGAGTTGCAGTACTACCGCGACACCCTCTTTCGCGGGACGCCGGCCTAG
- a CDS encoding response regulator, protein MKRLLIVDDELAIVEALQDILSVEGYDVDTAFNGAEGLHRMADAKPDLVLLDLMMPVMDGREMLRRMREDDGLRDIPVVVMSAGRISDEERRSSARFLAKPFELDVLLDTIAELLVEPQPNA, encoded by the coding sequence ATGAAGCGGCTTCTCATCGTGGACGACGAGCTGGCCATCGTCGAGGCGCTCCAGGACATCCTGTCCGTGGAGGGCTACGACGTCGACACCGCCTTCAACGGCGCCGAAGGCCTGCACCGCATGGCGGACGCGAAGCCGGACCTGGTGCTGCTGGACTTGATGATGCCCGTCATGGACGGCCGGGAGATGCTGCGCCGCATGCGCGAGGACGACGGCCTGCGAGACATCCCCGTGGTGGTGATGAGCGCCGGCCGCATCTCCGACGAGGAGCGCCGCTCCAGCGCGCGCTTCCTCGCCAAGCCCTTCGAACTGGACGTGCTGCTCGACACCATCGCCGAGCTGCTCGTCGAGCCCCAGCCCAACGCCTAG
- a CDS encoding ATPase domain-containing protein has product MTDTSERPDEPDARVPSGVPGLDALLRGGFLRGGTYIITGAPGTGKTILGNQFCFATVAQGGRAIYLTVLGESHARMMLHLRSMRFFHAEEVGRALSYESGSAALKAEGLAGLSKLIFRAVREHGATVLVVDGLVAMEERSEDPLSFREFLHGLCVHNALAGCTTLLLTGQRGDPSDPRYAMVDGVVALAQERVGVKSVRLAEVTKFRGGPQVPGRHGFEISDNGLSIHPRIEALYTRLPTRTPSTDARLTFGIPALDEMLSGGLVRDSSTLVAGPPGCGKTQLGLHFLAEGARRQEPGLYLGFVEPPARLVHKAERLGLELGAHVEAGRVHLVSRVAAETQPDALAEELFGWVKQHGIQRLVLDGLESFCQELTDSERTPQFLAALMHELLNLGVTPLVLQQTRALATPEADARPDVEALVDNVLVLRMVALRSRNYRVLSVLKARESDHDTAQRLFSMTPRGIEVAADSESAEALFNGQAPSHAAPPRKPKRKTGSKPVRRGKPSRRGGRGV; this is encoded by the coding sequence GTGACGGACACCTCTGAGCGGCCGGACGAACCCGACGCGCGGGTTCCCAGCGGCGTGCCAGGGCTGGACGCGCTCCTGCGCGGCGGCTTTCTTCGCGGAGGCACGTACATCATCACGGGGGCACCGGGGACGGGGAAGACCATCCTCGGCAACCAGTTCTGCTTCGCCACCGTGGCCCAGGGTGGCCGTGCCATCTACCTCACGGTGCTGGGGGAATCCCACGCGCGGATGATGCTGCACTTGCGGAGCATGCGCTTCTTCCACGCGGAAGAGGTCGGCCGCGCGCTGAGCTACGAAAGCGGATCCGCCGCCCTCAAGGCGGAAGGGCTGGCGGGCCTCAGCAAGCTCATCTTCCGCGCGGTGCGCGAGCACGGCGCCACGGTGCTGGTGGTGGACGGCCTGGTGGCCATGGAGGAGCGCTCCGAGGACCCGCTGAGCTTCCGGGAGTTCCTCCACGGCCTCTGCGTCCACAACGCGCTCGCGGGCTGCACCACGCTGCTGCTCACCGGGCAGCGCGGCGACCCGTCCGACCCACGCTACGCCATGGTGGACGGCGTCGTCGCCCTGGCCCAGGAGCGCGTGGGCGTGAAGTCGGTGCGCCTGGCCGAGGTGACGAAGTTCCGCGGCGGACCCCAGGTCCCCGGCCGTCACGGCTTCGAGATTTCCGACAACGGCCTGTCCATCCATCCCCGCATCGAAGCCCTCTACACGCGGCTGCCCACGCGCACGCCCTCGACGGACGCGCGGCTCACCTTCGGCATCCCCGCGCTGGACGAGATGCTCTCCGGCGGCCTGGTGCGGGATTCGTCCACGCTGGTGGCGGGCCCGCCCGGCTGCGGCAAAACGCAGTTGGGGCTGCACTTCCTGGCGGAGGGCGCACGCCGGCAAGAGCCCGGGCTGTACCTCGGCTTCGTGGAGCCGCCGGCCCGGCTGGTCCACAAGGCGGAGCGGCTGGGGCTGGAATTGGGCGCGCACGTGGAAGCGGGCCGGGTCCACCTGGTGTCGCGCGTGGCGGCGGAGACGCAACCGGACGCGCTGGCCGAGGAGCTGTTCGGGTGGGTGAAACAACACGGCATCCAGCGGCTGGTGCTGGACGGACTGGAGTCCTTCTGTCAGGAACTCACGGACTCCGAGCGCACGCCCCAATTCCTCGCCGCCCTCATGCACGAACTGCTCAACCTGGGCGTCACCCCGCTGGTCCTCCAGCAGACGCGCGCGCTCGCCACACCGGAGGCGGACGCGCGGCCGGACGTGGAGGCGCTCGTCGACAACGTCCTGGTGCTGCGGATGGTGGCGCTGCGCTCGCGGAACTACCGCGTGCTCTCCGTGTTGAAGGCGCGGGAGAGCGACCACGACACGGCCCAGCGACTGTTCTCCATGACGCCTCGGGGCATCGAAGTCGCGGCGGACAGCGAGAGCGCGGAGGCCCTCTTCAACGGGCAGGCCCCGTCCCACGCGGCGCCCCCGCGGAAGCCGAAACGCAAGACAGGGAGCAAACCGGTCCGGCGCGGCAAGCCATCCCGGCGTGGGGGGCGTGGCGTATGA
- a CDS encoding AMP-binding protein: MSASLLEVFLDHAHRAPERPLLTFEQERFTYGQFATHVTAFARGLKQRGLQPGERVALFLENSARFAITYLGVQAAGGVVVLVNTAYRQVELAHILSDAEVCGCVTGAAGAAELVPLRAQLPSLQWLITVERPTTALPESLTEVPFDTLLAEGTSATAPLVMPRPEDLAVLGYTSGTTGRSKGAMLLHRNLLANVRAVTEAWRWTEQDRLLLTLPLFHTHGLMVGLHGTLFTGASADLRRRFNAAESLTALRDDASLTMFFGVPTMYSRLLEEARASRVKPRALRLWVSGSAPLSPQLFADIEAELGARILERYGMTETIMNTTNPYEGERRSGTVGFPYPGQEARVVDVRTRQPQPCGETGEIEVRGPHVFAGYWRRQDATAESFDADGWFRTGDLGDVDADGYLRITGRARELIISGGFNVYPREVEEVLAMHPGVAEVAVLGLPDADLGEQVVAVVVPHPGATPPESQSLVDWCKDRLASFKKPRQVVFTDALPRNALGKVQKHLLRAALVPPGTR, encoded by the coding sequence ATGTCGGCCTCCCTTCTCGAAGTGTTCCTGGACCATGCACACCGCGCGCCCGAGCGGCCCCTGCTGACGTTCGAGCAGGAGCGCTTCACCTACGGACAGTTCGCCACGCACGTCACGGCCTTCGCCCGGGGCCTCAAGCAGCGCGGGCTCCAGCCGGGGGAGCGGGTGGCGCTCTTCCTGGAGAACAGCGCCCGCTTCGCCATCACCTACCTGGGTGTGCAGGCCGCGGGCGGCGTGGTGGTGCTGGTCAACACCGCCTACCGGCAGGTGGAGCTGGCCCACATCCTGTCCGACGCGGAAGTCTGCGGCTGCGTCACCGGCGCGGCGGGCGCCGCGGAGCTGGTGCCGCTGCGGGCCCAACTGCCCTCGCTCCAGTGGCTCATCACCGTGGAGCGCCCCACCACCGCGCTGCCCGAGTCGCTCACGGAGGTCCCCTTCGACACGCTGCTCGCGGAGGGCACCTCCGCCACCGCGCCGCTGGTGATGCCGCGTCCGGAGGACCTGGCGGTGCTGGGCTACACCTCTGGCACCACCGGCCGCTCCAAGGGCGCCATGCTGCTGCACCGCAACCTGCTGGCCAACGTGCGGGCCGTCACCGAGGCGTGGCGGTGGACGGAGCAGGACCGGCTGCTGCTCACCCTGCCGCTGTTCCACACCCACGGCCTGATGGTGGGCCTGCACGGCACGCTGTTCACCGGCGCCAGCGCGGACCTGCGCCGCCGCTTCAACGCCGCCGAGTCCCTGACCGCGCTGCGCGATGACGCCTCGCTTACGATGTTCTTCGGCGTGCCCACCATGTACAGCCGCCTGCTGGAGGAAGCCCGCGCGTCACGTGTGAAGCCGCGCGCGCTGCGCCTGTGGGTGTCCGGCTCGGCGCCGCTCAGTCCCCAGCTCTTCGCGGACATCGAAGCGGAGCTGGGCGCCCGCATCCTGGAGCGCTACGGGATGACGGAGACCATCATGAACACCACCAACCCCTACGAGGGCGAGCGCCGCTCCGGAACGGTGGGCTTCCCCTACCCCGGCCAGGAGGCCCGCGTGGTGGACGTGCGCACGCGCCAACCTCAACCGTGCGGTGAGACGGGGGAAATCGAGGTCCGGGGCCCTCACGTCTTCGCCGGATACTGGCGCCGTCAGGACGCCACCGCCGAGTCCTTCGACGCGGACGGGTGGTTCCGCACGGGCGACCTGGGGGATGTGGACGCGGACGGCTACCTGCGCATCACCGGGCGGGCGCGCGAGCTCATCATCAGCGGCGGCTTCAACGTGTACCCGCGCGAGGTGGAGGAGGTGCTCGCCATGCACCCGGGCGTCGCGGAGGTCGCGGTGCTGGGCCTGCCGGACGCGGACCTGGGCGAGCAGGTGGTGGCCGTGGTGGTGCCTCACCCCGGGGCGACCCCGCCGGAGTCCCAGTCCCTGGTGGACTGGTGCAAGGACCGGCTCGCCAGCTTCAAGAAGCCGCGCCAGGTCGTCTTCACGGATGCGCTGCCGCGCAATGCGTTGGGCAAGGTGCAGAAGCACCTCCTCCGGGCGGCACTGGTGCCACCTGGCACGCGATGA
- a CDS encoding HlyD family secretion protein, with the protein MDIPKAKKPRRKPWVLAIGGACVLLLVTVGLSRLRPAAPTVERASVWLDTVKRGPMVRQVKGAGTLVPEYIRWLTADTAGRVERIHVRPGATVTADTLLLELSNPDVQLQALEAERQLASVEADLIQVRMELETQRLAQEAMVAALINESAEAGRRSDANEALHQKAHIGDLEMQQAREKAAELSRRLELERKKLQVVASSMKEQLTAQQGQVERLKAVARFRRAQVESMKVLAGEDGVLQDLPLELGQWVTPGVLLAKVVKPERLKAELRIAETQARDIQPGLKALVDTRNGVVEGQVARVAPAASQGTVRVEVSLPAELPRGARPDLTVEGTVELERLGDVLSVGRPAGAQPNATMALFRLMPGSDEAVRVPVQLGRGSVNAVEVLQGLQEGDQVVLSDMAAWDAVERVRLR; encoded by the coding sequence GTGGACATTCCCAAAGCCAAGAAGCCGCGTCGCAAGCCCTGGGTGCTCGCCATCGGTGGAGCCTGCGTGCTCCTGCTGGTGACAGTGGGCCTGTCACGGCTGCGCCCGGCGGCGCCCACGGTGGAGCGGGCCTCGGTGTGGTTGGACACGGTGAAGCGCGGACCCATGGTGCGCCAGGTGAAGGGCGCGGGCACGCTGGTGCCGGAGTACATCCGCTGGCTCACCGCGGACACGGCGGGCCGGGTGGAGCGCATCCACGTGCGACCTGGGGCCACGGTGACGGCGGACACGCTCCTGTTGGAGCTGTCGAACCCGGACGTGCAGCTCCAGGCCTTGGAGGCCGAGCGTCAACTGGCCAGCGTGGAGGCCGACCTCATCCAGGTGCGCATGGAGCTGGAGACGCAGCGGCTGGCCCAGGAGGCCATGGTGGCGGCGCTCATCAACGAGTCCGCCGAGGCGGGACGGCGCTCCGACGCGAACGAGGCCCTTCACCAGAAGGCACATATCGGCGACCTGGAGATGCAGCAGGCGCGCGAGAAGGCCGCGGAGCTGAGCCGTCGCCTGGAGCTGGAGCGCAAGAAGCTCCAGGTGGTGGCGTCCAGCATGAAGGAGCAGCTCACCGCGCAGCAGGGACAGGTGGAGCGCCTGAAGGCGGTGGCCCGCTTCCGCCGCGCGCAGGTGGAGTCGATGAAGGTGCTCGCGGGTGAGGATGGCGTGCTCCAGGACCTGCCGCTGGAGCTGGGGCAGTGGGTGACGCCGGGCGTGCTGCTGGCGAAGGTGGTGAAGCCGGAGCGGCTGAAGGCGGAGCTGCGCATCGCGGAGACGCAGGCGCGCGACATCCAGCCTGGGCTGAAGGCGTTGGTGGACACCCGCAACGGCGTGGTGGAGGGCCAGGTGGCGCGGGTGGCGCCCGCGGCGAGCCAGGGCACGGTGCGCGTGGAGGTGTCGCTGCCCGCGGAGCTGCCCCGCGGCGCGCGGCCGGACTTGACGGTGGAGGGCACGGTGGAGCTGGAGCGGCTGGGCGACGTGCTGTCCGTGGGGCGCCCGGCTGGCGCGCAGCCCAATGCCACCATGGCCCTCTTCCGCTTGATGCCGGGCAGTGATGAAGCCGTCCGCGTGCCGGTGCAGTTGGGCCGGGGCTCGGTGAACGCGGTGGAGGTGCTGCAGGGCCTTCAAGAAGGTGACCAGGTGGTGTTGTCGGACATGGCCGCGTGGGACGCCGTGGAGCGGGTGCGGCTGCGATGA
- a CDS encoding ABC transporter permease: MDALRRDVRHTLRSLRQSPGFALVAVLALALGIGANSAVFSVVNGVLLTPPPFSEPERVVHLQGNIAQAGLEDISLSVPEYFDLATLSRAFESVAAYRGGNLTLTGRDIPQQLAAVAATPSFFATLGVSPVLGRAFTEAEAVQGRERVVVLTDTAWRVHFARDAQVLGQTMQLDGEPYTVVGVLPAGVAYPAWAEMYVPFVPTETQRQEDQRGARFLSVVGRLKPGVTQDAARTDLARVALEMEEAVPSRYRKVGWSFSVTSLDEKVVGNVRGTLWLLLGAVGFVLLAACSSVANLLLARMAARGREVSIRAALGASRGRLVAQFLTESLVLSLAGGVLGMLLALWGTDALVALVGEALPRASQVRLDARPLVFTMGVSLLTGVLFGLGPALHGSREDLSVAMREGSRGTEGHGSGRMRAGLVVGQVAVALVLLVGAGLFTKSFLALRAVDAGFTPEGVLTGKLVLPSARYPDAAHKVAFQRELLGRLQSLPGVEAVGVTNLLPLGGRSDSSFDIEGRPQAPDEVWPAVEFRSVSPGYLRTLRVTPREGHLLEGDGTEGPDAPWQVVINKTFADLYWPQGDALGQRLKLHWDTAQWTTVVGIVDDVREWGLDTPARPAAYYPAAKVPTPFLALAVRAKSGGSPEALRTAIEAELRAVDGNLALYAVAPLTRLVDESISSRQVSALLMGLFAGTALLLAALGISGVIGYSVAQRTREMGIRMALGASRTRVLTLVLGQGLRLTALGVVLGLGLSLGLARLLDAMLYGVAAYDGWTFAGVALLLGTVAVLAAWLPARRATRVDPAIALRAE, from the coding sequence ATGGACGCACTTCGCCGTGACGTGCGGCACACGCTGCGCTCGCTGCGCCAGAGCCCCGGCTTCGCGCTGGTGGCGGTGCTCGCGCTGGCGCTGGGGATTGGCGCCAACAGCGCCGTCTTCAGCGTGGTGAACGGAGTGCTCCTCACTCCGCCGCCCTTCTCGGAGCCCGAGCGGGTGGTGCACCTCCAGGGGAACATCGCGCAAGCCGGGCTCGAGGACATCTCCCTGTCCGTGCCGGAGTACTTCGACCTGGCGACGCTGTCGCGCGCCTTCGAATCGGTGGCGGCCTACCGGGGCGGCAACCTGACGCTCACGGGCAGGGACATCCCCCAGCAGCTCGCCGCGGTGGCGGCCACACCGTCCTTCTTCGCCACGCTGGGCGTGTCGCCGGTGCTCGGCCGCGCCTTCACGGAGGCGGAGGCCGTCCAGGGGCGTGAGCGGGTGGTGGTGCTCACCGACACGGCGTGGCGCGTGCACTTCGCGCGGGACGCGCAGGTGCTGGGCCAGACGATGCAGCTCGACGGCGAGCCGTACACGGTCGTGGGCGTGTTGCCCGCGGGAGTGGCCTACCCCGCCTGGGCGGAGATGTACGTGCCCTTCGTGCCCACCGAGACACAGCGGCAGGAGGACCAGCGCGGCGCCCGGTTCCTGTCGGTGGTGGGACGGTTGAAGCCCGGCGTGACGCAGGACGCGGCGCGCACGGACCTGGCGCGCGTGGCGCTGGAGATGGAGGAGGCCGTCCCCTCGCGGTACCGGAAGGTGGGTTGGTCCTTCTCGGTGACGTCGCTGGACGAAAAGGTCGTGGGCAACGTGCGCGGCACGCTGTGGCTGTTGCTGGGCGCGGTGGGCTTCGTGCTGCTGGCGGCGTGCAGCAGCGTGGCCAACCTGCTGTTGGCCCGGATGGCGGCGCGCGGACGCGAGGTGTCCATCCGCGCCGCGCTGGGGGCGAGCCGGGGCCGGCTGGTGGCGCAGTTCCTCACCGAGAGCCTGGTGCTGTCCCTGGCGGGCGGGGTGCTGGGGATGCTGCTGGCGTTGTGGGGCACGGACGCGTTGGTGGCGCTGGTGGGAGAGGCGCTGCCTCGCGCGAGCCAGGTGCGGCTGGATGCGCGGCCGCTGGTGTTCACCATGGGCGTGAGCCTCCTCACGGGCGTGCTCTTCGGGCTCGGTCCGGCGCTGCATGGCAGCCGGGAGGATTTGAGCGTCGCCATGCGCGAGGGCAGCCGGGGCACGGAGGGCCATGGTTCGGGCCGGATGCGCGCGGGGCTGGTGGTGGGGCAGGTCGCGGTGGCGCTGGTGCTCCTGGTGGGGGCGGGGTTGTTCACCAAGAGCTTCCTGGCCCTGCGCGCGGTGGACGCGGGCTTCACGCCCGAGGGCGTGCTCACGGGCAAGCTCGTGCTGCCCTCCGCGCGCTACCCGGACGCGGCACACAAGGTGGCCTTCCAGCGGGAGCTGTTGGGGCGGCTCCAGTCGCTCCCGGGCGTGGAGGCCGTGGGGGTCACCAACCTGCTGCCGCTGGGAGGGCGCTCGGACAGCAGCTTCGACATCGAGGGACGGCCGCAGGCGCCGGATGAGGTCTGGCCCGCGGTGGAGTTCCGCTCCGTCAGCCCGGGTTATCTGCGCACGCTGCGCGTCACCCCGCGCGAGGGGCACCTCCTGGAGGGAGACGGGACGGAGGGGCCGGACGCGCCCTGGCAGGTGGTCATCAACAAGACCTTCGCGGACCTCTACTGGCCCCAGGGGGATGCGCTGGGCCAGCGGTTGAAGCTGCACTGGGACACGGCGCAGTGGACCACCGTGGTGGGCATCGTGGACGACGTGCGCGAATGGGGCCTGGATACGCCCGCGCGGCCCGCCGCGTACTACCCGGCGGCGAAGGTGCCCACGCCCTTCCTGGCGCTCGCGGTCCGGGCGAAGTCCGGCGGCAGCCCGGAGGCGCTGCGCACCGCCATCGAGGCGGAGTTGCGCGCCGTGGATGGCAACCTGGCGTTGTACGCGGTGGCGCCGCTGACGCGATTGGTGGATGAGTCCATCAGCTCCCGCCAGGTGTCGGCGCTGTTGATGGGCCTGTTCGCGGGCACGGCGCTGCTGCTGGCGGCGCTCGGCATCTCCGGCGTCATCGGCTACTCGGTGGCGCAGCGCACGCGGGAGATGGGCATCCGCATGGCGTTGGGGGCCTCGCGGACCCGCGTGCTGACGCTGGTACTGGGGCAGGGCCTGCGGCTCACCGCGCTGGGCGTGGTGCTGGGCCTGGGGCTGTCGCTGGGATTGGCGCGGCTGTTGGATGCAATGCTGTATGGGGTGGCGGCGTACGACGGGTGGACCTTCGCGGGCGTAGCGTTGCTGCTGGGCACGGTGGCCGTGCTGGCCGCCTGGCTTCCGGCGCGCCGGGCCACGCGCGTGGACCCGGCCATCGCCCTGCGAGCGGAGTAG